TTGGCAATGGTGCCCTCCTCCTGGAACTCAAAGTCCATCTGGGCCTTGTCCGTCTCGATCTCGACGAGGACGTCGCCGGGGGCGATGGAGTCGCCGACCTTCTTCTGCCACGCGCCAATGTTGCCGGCGGTCATGGTGGGCGACAGGGCGGGCATGCTGACGACGGTGTGGGCGGGGTAGGCTGGGGAAAGAGCGTCAGTGAGCGGACGGGCAGGAGGGCCGCGCGGGCGACTCACAGGCATAGTAGCGGGCGAGGGCCGAGAGGGCGGGTGTGCGTCTGGGCGGTGTCAGCAAGCTCAGCAAGCTCAGCAAGCTCGGCAAGCTCAGCGGCGCGGCAGGCCGGAGACGCACCTCGCCAAGGCGGCGCGCAGGGCAATGGGGCCCCTCGAGGCCAGCTGGGCGCCGGCGCGCGACAGGAGGGCGGTGGCAGACATGGTCCAGAGTCTGCAGCGGGCGGGCGGGGGGTGTCGAGACGGGGCGCGGTCGGCGGCTCGTCGGGGCGTGGGAGCGACGGGCGGGGGGATGGGAGACTCTGGCACGCGGCGGCGCGGtgggaggagcaggaggagcgGGAGCTGGTGATGGCAGAGAGTCGCGGCGGGCCCAACAAAAGTGTTTGTCGGAGCAGGTCGACGAGGAAAAAGCGCTGGGCCGCGAAGGGCAAGGCGGCAGGCCCGCGCACCGGCCGTGTGTGGCTGCACCCCCGAGCTCCGAGGGGAGGTCGGAGAGCACAGCCACGGGCGGGCGCAGGGGACACTTTGTCATCGCCCGTAGGCTCGTAGCATTGTACGCGCACCCGCAGCGACACGGCGAGAGAAGAGCGCCGCCCAGGCCGAGTGCATTGCAGGACGCCCGGCACCGAGCAGAGCACCGAGCACGAGCAGAGCACCGAGCACGAGCAGAGCACCGAGCACGAGCAGAGCACCGAGTACgagcagccagcagccagcagccagcagccagcagccagcagccagcagccagcagccagcactcagcacccagcactcagcacccagcacccagcacccagcatGATCGAGGGCCGCGCACCCACGCCCTGACGCCGAGACTCCAGACTCGAGACGCGCACCACCATGGCCGACCACGACGAGCCCCCAGCTGCCCCGGCCGCGCAGCCCGCGGAGGAAGAGCGAGTGCCGGAAGAGGCGCTGCAGGAAGAGAGGTCCCACGAGACTTTCCAAGAGACGTCCCACGAGACTTTCCAAGAGACGTCCCACGAGACTTTCCAGCCAGACACGCCCGAGCCAGACACCTCCTTGGCAGAAGACGAGGGCCACACACCCTCAGCAGAAGACGAGGCCCACGCACAGCAGGACACACCCGAGCCAGACACACCCGAGCCAGACACACCCCAGCCAGACACACCCCAGCCAGACACACCCCAGCCAGACACACCCCAGCCAGACACACCCCAGCCAGACACACCCCTACCAGAAGACGAGGGCCACACACAGccagacacagacacagacacacGGCAGCCCGCCCCCAACGTCCTCAACGTCCCCAACGTCCCCAACGGCGCAGACACGCCGCGCTCGTCGGAGCAAATCTTCGACCACCGCATCCACGCCCACCCCCGCCCGCGAACAGACTCGCAgtccaccgccgccaccgcagccaccgccgccaccgccgccacccGCAGCTCGCTCGTCTTCGTCGGCACCGCCCTCGACACCATCGCCGCCTCCAAGGACGCCCGCAAGAACAAAAAGCTCGGCGATgcctccgccgccgccctggCCGCCATCAAGCGCGAGGGCGACCCCGCCCGCATCAGCCCCGAGCTGCTCTTCGAGCCCCTGCGCCTGGCCTCGGAGGTCGCAAACGTCCCCGTCTCCATCACCGCCCTCGACTGCATCGGCAAGCTCATCAGCTACTCGTACTTCTCCGTCCCCGCCGACCaccacccacacccacacccacaccccgACCCCGACAACCCCGACCCCGCCCCGCTCATCGACCGCGCCATCGACACCATCTGCGACTGCTTCCAGGGCGAGGCCACCCACCCAGACGTCCAGCTGCAGATTGTCAAGTCGCTGCTGGCCGCCATCCTCAACCACAAAATCGTCGTCCACGGCGCCGGCCTGCTCAAGGCCGTGCGCCTGACCTACAACATCTTCCTGCTGTCCAAGTCCAGCGCAAACCAGCAGGTCGCCCAGGGCGCCCTGACCCAGATGGTCGGCACCGTCTTCGAGAGGGTCAAGGCCCGCATCGCCGTCAAGGAGGCCCGTGTCAACCTGGACCCTCCCTCGCTCAACCACAAGCACCCCTCCGACGACAGCCTGGATCAGTCCGACCAAGATGCCACTCCGCACCTGCTTCCCTCCCCTCTCACCACCGACCCAGACCCCGCCCAGGACCTGGACCTCGACGAGCCCAGCGACCGGCCCGTCCACATGCACACCGGGCCCAAGATCACCCTGCAGAGCTTCGAGAACAACATGAGCTTCAACGACGACCGCATACACGACAACGCACCCACCCTAGTCACCCGCATCAGAGGGAAGCCCAGCTCGCGCCATGCATCGGCCGCCGACACCAACTCCTCAATCAACCCCTCCACAACCACCCCCCTCCACCCCGAtgaagacgacgaagacgaaatCTTCGTCAAGGACGCCTACCTGGTCTTCCGCGCAATGTGCCGCCTGAGCACAAAGGGCCTGTCCCTCGACCACGCTCAGGACGTCCGCTCCCAAGGCATGCGCTCGAAGCTGCTCTCCCTGCACATGGTCCACACCATCCTGCACAACAACATCGCCGTCTTCGTCTCGCCCTACGCCACCATCAAGAGCGCCAGCGGCGACGAGCCCACCACCTTTGTGCAGGCCATCAAGCAGTACCTGTGTCTGAGCTTGAGTCGCAACGGCGCCAGCTCCGTCAAGCCCGTCTTCGAGGTCGCCTGCGAGATCTTCTGGCAGATGCTCAAGTACCTCCGCGTCATGCTCAAGAAGGAGGTCGAGGTCTTCCTCAAGGAAATCTACCTGGCCACCCTCGACAAGCGCGCTGCCCCCGCCTTCCAGAAGCAGTACGTCCTGACCCTCTTCAGACGCCTGGCCGCAGACCCCCGTGCCTTGGTCGAGGTCTACCTCAACTACGACTGCGACCGCACGGCCCTCGACAACATGTACCAGCGCGTGGTCGAGCATCTGTCCAAGATCTCCAGCAACCCAGTCACCATCACCCCGATGCAGCAGCAGGCCTACCGAGACCACCGCGAGAAGCAGAGCAGGCAGATGGACTGGCAGACCCGAGGCACCCTGCCCCCCTCGCTCACCACCGTCTCCATGAACTCGGCCAACGACGCGGACGGAGCCTACCCTCAAGACTACGCCATGAAGCAAGAGTCTCTGGAGGCGCTGGTCGAGATCCTGCGATCGCTGGTCGACTGGGCCCAGCAGTCTCTGCCAGAACACACAAACCCACAGGCTCAAGACCCGAGGCTGTCCTTGGACGACCTCAGGGTCTCCATCGACACGCGAACGCTCACCGACTCACCAGCCGTCGGCGCCGACTCGGGCACAGTCACACCCCTCGCAGAGGACGACTACAGCTCGCTGGAGAAGGCGAAGCAGAGGAAGACCGCCATGACAAACGCCGTGCGCCAGTTCAACTACAAGCCCAGCAAGGGCCTCAAGGTCCTGCTCAACGACGGCTTCATCCCTTCAGACGCCCCCGACCACATTGCTCGCTTCTTCCTCGACAACGAACGGATCGACAAGGGCGCGCTGGGAGAGTTCCTCGGAGAGGCTGATCCCCACAACATCGCCATCATGCACGCCTTTGTCGATTTGATGGACTTCACCAAGACCCGATTCGTGGATGCGTTGCGCCGCTTCCTCCAAAGTTTCCGTCTGCCGGGAGAAGCGCAGAAGATTGACCGATTCATGTTGAAGTTCGCCGAGCGGTACATGACCGGCAACCCCAACGCCTTTGCAAACGCCGACACCGCCTACGTCCTGTCCTACTCGGTCATCATGCTGAACGTCGACCAGCACAGCAAGAAGATGAAGGGCCCTCGCATGACGCCCGAGGACTTCATCAAGAACAACCGCGGCATCAACGACAACGCAGATCTGCCCGAGGACTACCTCCGCGGCATCTACGATGAAATCGCGCACAATGAGATTGTCCTCAACACCGAGCGAGAGGCGGCTGCAGACAAGGGTTGGGTCGGCCAGCAGCCCGCGGGAGGCCTCGGTCTCGCCAGCATCGGCCAGGCGCTGACGGGCGGTGCTCGAGACCTGCAGAGGGAAGCCATAGCGCAAGCGTCCGAGGCCATGGCGAACAAGACGGAGCAGCTCTACAAGCAGCTCCTCCGCGCTCAGCGCAGGACGGCGACTGCGCTGCCCGTGTCCAAGTACATTCCAGCTTCCTCGTCCAAGCACGTCGGCCCCATGTTCGAGGTGACCTGGATGCCGTTCCTGATGGCCCTCTCTGGCCAGGCCCAAGACCACAACATGGACATTGTCCGGCTGTGCATCGAGGGCATCAAGCTCGCCATTCGCATCTCCTGCCTCTTCGATCTGGAGGACGCCCGCCAAGCCTTTGTCTCCTTCCTCGCCCGCTTCACCAACCTCTACAACCTGAGCGAGATGAAGGCGAAGAACATGGAGGCGCTCAAGACCCTGATCGAGGTCGCACACACAGAGGGCAATCTGCTGAGAGAGTCTTGGCGCGAGATCCTCACCTGTGTCTCGCAGCTGGACCGCTTCCAGCTCATCTCGGCCGGCATAGACGAGCGCGCGGTGCCTGATGTGTTGAAGTCCAACGCGGGGTCGCAGTCGAAGAAGAACGTCCACGTTGCCGGAAACCGCCGGCGGCAGTCACACGCCAACAGCGTGCACTTCTCCGCGGACGTGGCAGAGGAGAGTCGCTCCACCGACATGGTCCGAGGCGTGGACCGCATCTTCACCTGCAGCGCGAATCTATCCGGTGAGGCCATTGTCGACTTCGTCAAGGCGCTCGTCCAGGTCAGCTGGCAAGAGATCCAGTCGTCTGGCCAGAGCGAGTCGCCGCGCACCTACAGCCTGCAGAAGCTGGTCGAGATTAGCGGATACAACATGACTCGCGTGCGCTTCGAGTGGACCAACATCTGGCAAGTGCTGGGCGCCCACTTCAACGAGGTCGGGTGCCACACCAACACAAACGTCGTCTACTTTGCCCTCAACTCGCTACGACAGCTGTCGATGAAGTTTATGGAGATTGAGGAGCTGCCCGGGTTCAAGTTCCAGAAAGACTTCCTCAAACCATTCGAGCACATCATCAACAATGCAAGCGTCGTGTCCGTCAAGGACATGGTCCTGCGCTGCCTCATCCAGATGATACAAGCGCGCGGCGAGAACATCCGATCTGGCTGGAAGACCATGTTCGGCGTCTTCACCGTGGCCGCCAGGGAGCCCTACGGTAAGCTCATCGCCACCGCTCTCCACTCGCTTCGCTAACAACACGCAGAGGGCATCGTCAATCTTGCCTTTGAGAACGTCACGCAGGTCTACAACACGCGCTTCGGCGTCGTCATCTCGCAAGGCGCCTTTGCTGATCTGATCGTCTGTCTGACGGAATTCTCGAAGAACTACAAGTTTCAGAAGAAGTCGCTGCAGGCCATTGAGCTGTTGAAGTCGTCGGTGCCGAAGATGCTGCGGACCCCAGAGTGCTCGCTGTCGGCTCACGCCGGCTACCTGAAGCACTCCGAAACGGGCTCTTCCATCCCCAAGCAGCCCACCCGACAGACGCAGGAAGAGCAGTTCTGGTTCCCGGTCCTGTTCGCCTTCCACGACGTGCTCATGACCGGCGAAGACCTCGAAGTGCGCTCCAGAGCGCTGAGCTACCTCTTCGACACGCTCATCAGCTACGGCAGCAACTTTCCGCGTGAGTTCTGGGACATGCTCTGGCGACAGCTGCTCTACCCCATCTTCATGGTCCTCAAGTCCAAGTCGGAGATGACAAAGGTGCTCAACCACGAAGAGCTCTCCGTCTGGCTCTCCACAACCATGATCCAGGCCCTCCGCAACATGATCAAGCTGTTCACGCACTTTTTCGAGTCGCTCGAGTACATGCTCGACCGCTTCCTCGATCTGCTGGCGCTCTGCATCTGTCAGGAGAACGACACGCTCGCCCGCATCGGCAGCAACTGCCTGCAGCAACTCATCCTCCAGAACGTGCAGAAGTTCAAGCCGGAACACTGGAGCCAGATCGTCAAAGCCTTTGTCGATCTCTTCCACCGCACCGAAGCTTCAGCGCTCTTCTCCGCTGCCACCAGCGGCTCCGCCACGCCTCTCAACGGCGGCCGTAGCCATTCCGATGACGCAAGGTCCATCGCCGAATCTTCCAACACCGCGCCGGAGACCCCGCCCTCTGAGCAGGAAAACCCGTCCGCCGGGCTCGGCATCAATGGCCTCGACACCCCGCGCCGCCCTTCTCTCGTCACCGAGGCCACCGCCGGCGATGTTCCCACACGGCAGACCACAGACCTCGAAGACTACCGCCCGGAGGATGGCAACCTGCAGCAACCTCCTGTCGTCGTCACTGCAGCACGACGCCGGTTCTTCAACCAGATCATCACAAAATGCGTCCTCCAACTCCTCATGATAGAAACCGTGCAGGAGCTCTTCGGTAACGAACTCGTCTACTCCAACATCCCATCCGGCGAGCTGCTCCGCCTCATGGCGGTGCTCAAGAAATCCTACCACTTCGCCAAGCGCTTCAACGCCGACCGCGACCTGCGCTCGCGCCTCTTCCGCGAGGGCTTCATGAAGCAGCCCCCCAACCTCCTCAAGCAAGAGTCGGGCTCCGCCTCTGTTTACGTCGGCATCCTCTTCCGCATGTACCACGATACGAGCAGCGACCGCGCCGCCAGCCGCAGCGAGACGGAAAAAGCCCTCATCCCGCTGTGCGAGGACATCATCCAGTCGTACATTGAACTCGACGAGGAGACGCAGCAGCGAAATATCGTCACCTGGCGGCCGGTCGTCGTCAGCGTGCTCGATGGGTATGCTGGGTTCCCGGACGCTGAATTCGAGCGCCTAACCGATGTGTTTGCACCCTTGATTGTTGGCCTGCTAGGCACTGAGATGGCGACAGACGTCCAGAGGAGCGTGCAGGCGCTGGTCATGCGCGTTTTTGAAAGGAAGTTGGGCACCGGCCCAGTGAAATTGATGGGCCCCGAGGAGCGGCGCAGGGGCAGCGGCGTCGGGAGTCCAGAGGTAGGGAGAACGCCTCGGCTGCGGTAGAGGAGCGATGGAATCCTTCACTTTTCAGAGTTTTACGATGTAGGGCTGTGTACTATATATACCATCTATCCTATCATCATTACAATTATTATTGTCATCATCATCTTATCACCATCATCACCATCATCACCATCATCATTCTTGTTCTTCACACAACTTCTGCACTACTCTACAACCATCTTCCATGCAGGACCTCGCGCCTTCTGCCACTATACAGATAAACCAGCTCCACTCTGCCCATCTACTCCCCTATACATCAACTCCTTCATGACCTTTTCACTTACTTCCTTCCTTGCGTCCTTCCTTGCGTCCTTCCTTCAAATCAAGGCGCGTGTCGTGAGGACGAGATCGTGATGCCATGTCATGTGAGGCAACGCATTACGACCTGTCATGGCGGGCGACTGGCTCGTTTGTCAAACGGCACGGCGGAGCTGACTCTGTAGCCGAAGCCAGAGAAAACGCAACTTGTACAAAGCCAGGCGATGCACATTTAGAGATTCGCTGGAGACTATAATGCCAACGCTCATCTCCATTGCTACTCAATCATCGCTACAAAGGCAGTCAGATGGGAACTTTAGCTAGGCCGCCAGCGGTTTTTACACGGTTTCTCGAGGTAGAGGCCGGTTCTTCAGTGTCCTCTTCCTGGAACCTTGTTCTCGAAGACAGCACGAGAAGCGCTGCTGCAGGTGTGTTACCCCTCTAGTGACAGTTTTCTTAGGCTGCTTGTTATAAAAATACATCCGGTCTAATATATAGAGTCGTCTTATTTTAGTGTTTGAAATTTCTTTAAGACAAGCTTTTTACAACGTCTTAGGACTATACCTATTTGCGTTGCCATAGTTAACGCTACTAAGCTTAGAGTTGAAATAATTACAGCTACTAGCATTAAGCTACAGAATGCCATAGACAGGATCTCTATGTAGCACTGCTGTAAGGCCAAAGCTATAAGCCTGGCCGTCTTGTTGTCTATAAAACGCTTACTCAATGCAAAATTTGGTGTAGGTGAATGCAAGTTTGCGATCATGTGCTTCACTGTGGCCTTGGGGATGGGGCTAGGTGCATGTAGCAGGACGTGCCTGCTATAACAAGCAAGATATCCGCCTTCAGCCTGAAAATACCTTAGGAGCTGCCTCGCACTTTACTTCTTCCTGATCACAGCGCCTCCACGTCTCCTTCAGCTGATGAACAGATTAAGATAGCGAGCGTTGACGCTCTTGCCGAGAGGGAAGCCGGTATCAACCACAGACATGAGTCTAAACCGCGTGTGCTGTCATAGATACCGAATAATGACTACCTAGAGAGGAACAGGTCCAGTCTCTCTGGAAGTATGGCTATCGGCCCTTATCGAGTCTCTACCAGCGTGTGGGATTACTCAAACGGTTCATTTGATACCAGAACCAACGCAGAATAAATGGCACAAGCCAGAAAACCTCATCAACTACCTGAGAGGCAGCAAGCTGATGATGCCAGACAGCAGGTTTGACCCTCTGGCTTATGACAACAACAGACCAATACAGAGCCACGGTAGCTGAGAACCAAATACCGAATGGCATCAGGCTCCTCTGTCTGGGGTCGCAACATCTCTGTCACCCCCGTTTGCCCGAAACGGCTACCCTTGTCGAGAGTCTGAATATTCCTGCGGCTATGAATCTTGGAACACCGGCATATCGTACCTGCCCAGTGCACATGGCTCTGAAGTAGGCTTCGATGACTAAACATGTTCACCACCCACCAGTCACGGTGTTGCGACCATACTTGTCCAGGACATGCCATCTGATTCACTCGGAAGCCAGAGCGAAAAACCAACGTTGCAGAGTACTATGTTGAAGACAGTCCAGCCAAACGCTTCAGGCATAGCTCCGCTTCCAGTCCTGCTGGTTACGGTGGTCGACACGAGGATCTGATTCCCACTACTTCCAACAATGACCACTACACGAGGCCTAGCCTCCAAACCGCCGCGGAAGCAGACAACCCCAGGGCGTTGTTCGATCAGACTCCTGGCCCCACATCCGCTGGCGCTGTAAGGGAATCTTCCAGagcaaaaaaaaaaaaaatccATCTTCGATCCCCTCGACATCCATTTGCGAACAGTACAGCAGAGGGACGAAGAAATCGTCTCCTGCTTCGGCGCTATCTACTCTGATCAGGCCATGCCAGTCTCAGGTCAGCTACCCGCGACATTCCCTGCGAGTATGCAGCGCACCCAAGAAGATGGCCCACCGTGGGAGCTCATCGACACAAGCATGCGATGATTCCAACCAGAGACCACCCACCAGATTCCTCGTCTCCGATTCCCCAAGACTTGGATTTCCAGTCAGCGACAACGTCGAGGTGTTTCCGTCTCGATCGCGGCTCTTGAGATGCTGGGTCTGGTGATTCTCGGCAACCCAGGAATGGTCAGAGATGTTGCAAGTCTCGATCGAGCATGTGACGACGGGATAGCAGCATGCTCATGAGGCGACAGAGACGGATGGTTCACGTTGCGCAACGAGTGGCTTTGTACACCGATACAAAATCTGCCTTGCACGTTTTCCTCGTTGAGTCGGAGCTAGTTGAGTCTCCACGCTTTGGTTGTGTGCAGTTGTAAAAAAATAATTGAGTAATGAGAAGACCCTGTGGGCATCATGGTGGTTTGTGGGTCGTTGTGTTGTGCAAACAAACAGAGAAACAAAAATAACAACAATCGGCGTCAAAGAATCAAAGATGCAAAGGTTCATGGCTGACACGCGGGGTGAGTGCATAAAGTTTACGCAATGCGTTGTAGTGGTTTTCATGATTTTACGGTACATCGTGATGCCGTACAAAAGTGTAGCGGCTATATGCGTCTTCCGTGTTTGTGAGACTATCGCGTCGCGCATGCCGTTATTTGGCGCCCAAATCTCCAAGGCGCTTGGGAAAACCCTTCAGTACGCTGTCGACTAGCCATGTCCTTTACTTGCTCCTTACTCCGAGCTCGTCGTTTACACTCTCACCACCTCTCTACATTCCCGCGCAGATCACCTCCTCACTGACCCACATGGTCTGCATCCTCCACCTGGTGATGCAATCGAGATGGTCGTCGTACTCAGTCCAGGTCTCGACGCCAAATTCCTTGTACTGCTCTTTCGCCCACCTGATATTCTCCGCCCAGTCACTCGTGTCCCAAACCATCGGTTCTGTCAAGCGATACAACTCACGGAACGGCGAGTGGCGGCGCGGCCCGCCAAAACGGTACGTCGACAGTGCGGAGGCCCAGAGCTCGTCTTCGTTGCGGCATCCGTCTTGTGCGTAGAGGTACACGGTGTACGGGTCGATAATCATGCGGTTTGCTGAAAGGGCCGGGGGTGTGAGGTAGAGGGGTAGGCGGTGCTCATATGCGCGGGCCGCGGCCACCATCTCGGGGGTATGGTCCATGAAGGTCTTGTGAGCAGGTTTTGCGGCTGCGAGGCCAGCGCGGAACTGCTCCATGAGAATGGCGGGAGACTGCTGTTGAATGAATTGACCGGAAGCAAGGCGCCTGCTGCGTGCGGCAGTGGGTGTGCAAAAGTCCGAGTCGTTGGCAGCTTCGTCGACAATGGGCAGCTTCTCGTCGTCAGACTCGAGCTCTTCGGTAGCTTCAAAGTCActctcctcctccttggGCATAGGCGGGACCCGTGAAAGGTTGCGCTTCTTGCGAGGAGTGACGTAGCCCGTATCCATGATCTCGACATCCTAAGCATAAAGTTCAGCATGCATGGGTCAGTGGTCGACAGTATCAAAATCGTACCGTAGCATCATCGTTGTCAAAGTAGACTGGCGCCTTCTTGACTCGACcgctcctcctcctgccACCCTCATCATCGTTGCCTTCTTCCATTTCGTCAAATCCGCGCTTTCCTTGTGAGAGTGAAGCGACACCTGTCAACGCGCTTCCTCGTGCCTCGCGCATGACCTTCTTGGTTTTTCTGGTAGCAGTTCTCTTGTTGCTCTTCTTGGGTTTGGGCTTGGGCTCAGGCGTGGACGTGGACTCGGTGTCGGTGTCAGAGTCAGTATTAGAGTCGGTGTCAATCTCGGATTCGGTCTTCGCCTTTTTGTTGTACTTTGCAGGCAGTCTACCGGGACCGTGCGCCTTGAAGAGAGCGTCGTATCGTTTGAAGACTTGTGAGTCAAGGTGAGAGTGAGTGACGAGCAGCGGACCCCCAAGATGCTTCACCAACTTTTCAAAATCGGTAGGAAAGAGCCACTGCTCTTTTGGGTGCTTGAGAGCGTAGTCAACACAGCGGGTAAGATCAAGTGCATCATGACCTGAAGGATGTTCCTTGATGTGAAGCGCCAAGTCCTTGAATGAAATGGGGTCAGCCGCGCAGTTACGTGCCAGCTCTACGTCCTTGCCCTTCTGCTTGGTAGAAACGTTCTTGGGGTGTGTAATACGGGGCGGCCGGAAGTCACCCACGTACAAGCTGTTCTCGTCGTACTCACGATCATTCTCGTACTCATGGCGTGTACCAATCGTCCACTCCTCATGACCAGCGCGACGCATAGCGTAATGCATCATGATGGTCGTAGAGTTGGCTTGGTAGTTGGCGCTAGGCATGATCCTCAACTTGTGAAGCAAGTGTGTGACCGTGACAGATCGACCACCGTGGTTGACGAATCTGAGGATAACGTCTATCGACTTCAGCCAATGCGGTAGATAGGCAATGATCTCGGCGGCTGTCAAATTGCCTTCAGGGAACGAGAGGTTCCAGCTAGGACTGCCTGCCCCAAAGGCATTGTTCTTTGCAATCGGCGCCATCCTGTCCGCTTTGATATTTAGTAAATCAGTACACACTGTGCGAGCTACAGCTGCGCTAAAGTGAAGCTTCCGGCTGAAGTTCAAGTAGGAAGGGGGCAAAGGCCTACCTGCAAAGGCCAATTCACTTCCAAAGTGCAGAGCAAAAAAACCTGGGGTTGCTGTCGTATCCGGACGATCCAAAGAGTGTGCTCAGATTCCAAACGTGCGTAACGACTGGACTGGCCAGGGGTGGAGGAAGAGGTTGGTGTGGGAGAGGCAGCTAAACGGGAGAGCTTGCGCTCGGGCCACAATACTTTGTTGTGCCTCCAAACAAGGCGTAGCAGCCAGATTGCGCGCGAAAGTTCCCTCCAAGCACTGACGCTTTCACTGACGCTTTGCCTATCGTCCCTTACAGGCAAGGCCTCCACCGCGATCCGGAGTCCTGCGCGACCATCTCTTTCCGTTTCTTTTAGCGATCGACTATGCGTCATGGCGGACCCCAAGCGCAAGGCGTATCGGACCAGATCTGGCTTTGGCGACAATGCGCCTCCGGGTGCCATGTCATTCCCTAGCAAAGCGAACTTTACTGCTGTCGAGCTACTCACATTCTTTCCGAACACCATCTATCGCGCCGACGTTATATATCGGATGATCTCGAACAGTGGCACACGAAAGTCCATCTGGGCGATTGTCAATAGTCATCGTGATCTGGAAAACGAATGGAGCGCCAATTGTTGCGGAGAGGCCATGTATAAGACGATGCAGAAGGCAGGCTACACACACTGGACCATCAAGAAACACGACCAATGGCATGCCCGTAGAACAACTTCGTGGGACAGAAGTAGTC
The window above is part of the Ascochyta rabiei chromosome 1, complete sequence genome. Proteins encoded here:
- a CDS encoding guanine nucleotide exchange protein for ADP-robosylation factor, which produces MADHDEPPAAPAAQPAEEERVPEEALQEERSHETFQETSHETFQETSHETFQPDTPEPDTSLAEDEGHTPSAEDEAHAQQDTPEPDTPEPDTPQPDTPQPDTPQPDTPQPDTPQPDTPLPEDEGHTQPDTDTDTRQPAPNVLNVPNVPNGADTPRSSEQIFDHRIHAHPRPRTDSQSTAATAATAATAATRSSLVFVGTALDTIAASKDARKNKKLGDASAAALAAIKREGDPARISPELLFEPLRLASEVANVPVSITALDCIGKLISYSYFSVPADHHPHPHPHPDPDNPDPAPLIDRAIDTICDCFQGEATHPDVQLQIVKSLLAAILNHKIVVHGAGLLKAVRLTYNIFLLSKSSANQQVAQGALTQMVGTVFERVKARIAVKEARVNLDPPSLNHKHPSDDSLDQSDQDATPHLLPSPLTTDPDPAQDLDLDEPSDRPVHMHTGPKITLQSFENNMSFNDDRIHDNAPTLVTRIRGKPSSRHASAADTNSSINPSTTTPLHPDEDDEDEIFVKDAYLVFRAMCRLSTKGLSLDHAQDVRSQGMRSKLLSLHMVHTILHNNIAVFVSPYATIKSASGDEPTTFVQAIKQYLCLSLSRNGASSVKPVFEVACEIFWQMLKYLRVMLKKEVEVFLKEIYLATLDKRAAPAFQKQYVLTLFRRLAADPRALVEVYLNYDCDRTALDNMYQRVVEHLSKISSNPVTITPMQQQAYRDHREKQSRQMDWQTRGTLPPSLTTVSMNSANDADGAYPQDYAMKQESLEALVEILRSLVDWAQQSLPEHTNPQAQDPRLSLDDLRVSIDTRTLTDSPAVGADSGTVTPLAEDDYSSLEKAKQRKTAMTNAVRQFNYKPSKGLKVLLNDGFIPSDAPDHIARFFLDNERIDKGALGEFLGEADPHNIAIMHAFVDLMDFTKTRFVDALRRFLQSFRLPGEAQKIDRFMLKFAERYMTGNPNAFANADTAYVLSYSVIMLNVDQHSKKMKGPRMTPEDFIKNNRGINDNADLPEDYLRGIYDEIAHNEIVLNTEREAAADKGWVGQQPAGGLGLASIGQALTGGARDLQREAIAQASEAMANKTEQLYKQLLRAQRRTATALPVSKYIPASSSKHVGPMFEVTWMPFLMALSGQAQDHNMDIVRLCIEGIKLAIRISCLFDLEDARQAFVSFLARFTNLYNLSEMKAKNMEALKTLIEVAHTEGNLLRESWREILTCVSQLDRFQLISAGIDERAVPDVLKSNAGSQSKKNVHVAGNRRRQSHANSVHFSADVAEESRSTDMVRGVDRIFTCSANLSGEAIVDFVKALVQVSWQEIQSSGQSESPRTYSLQKLVEISGYNMTRVRFEWTNIWQVLGAHFNEVGCHTNTNVVYFALNSLRQLSMKFMEIEELPGFKFQKDFLKPFEHIINNASVVSVKDMVLRCLIQMIQARGENIRSGWKTMFGVFTVAAREPYEGIVNLAFENVTQVYNTRFGVVISQGAFADLIVCLTEFSKNYKFQKKSLQAIELLKSSVPKMLRTPECSLSAHAGYLKHSETGSSIPKQPTRQTQEEQFWFPVLFAFHDVLMTGEDLEVRSRALSYLFDTLISYGSNFPREFWDMLWRQLLYPIFMVLKSKSEMTKVLNHEELSVWLSTTMIQALRNMIKLFTHFFESLEYMLDRFLDLLALCICQENDTLARIGSNCLQQLILQNVQKFKPEHWSQIVKAFVDLFHRTEASALFSAATSGSATPLNGGRSHSDDARSIAESSNTAPETPPSEQENPSAGLGINGLDTPRRPSLVTEATAGDVPTRQTTDLEDYRPEDGNLQQPPVVVTAARRRFFNQIITKCVLQLLMIETVQELFGNELVYSNIPSGELLRLMAVLKKSYHFAKRFNADRDLRSRLFREGFMKQPPNLLKQESGSASVYVGILFRMYHDTSSDRAASRSETEKALIPLCEDIIQSYIELDEETQQRNIVTWRPVVVSVLDGYAGFPDAEFERLTDVFAPLIVGLLGTEMATDVQRSVQALVMRVFERKLGTGPVKLMGPEERRRGSGVGSPEVGRTPRLR